The following coding sequences lie in one Candidatus Eremiobacterota bacterium genomic window:
- a CDS encoding PLP-dependent aminotransferase family protein has product MQSPKRSPRRRAKKAWRDVCLRRTKGTASARTSDESAPFVESLKLDPTEPRPLYVQLADRLVEAIESKNLSPGKRLPAMRELARALDCALVTVSQAYELLAARGRVNARPGKGTYVAAAPDEHEPFARRWEPDVGRFARGARLEGVMERLTRATEPGAISLAAGHPAPETFPLHDFARAFHRTLLDDAPELMQYRSSTGDRDLCAKLAALLQGRGCRAEWRDVIVCSGAQQAADIVATVLLGERTVVASESPTYWGSLGVFDARGVTYVEVRGDEDGVRADDVERVFAEYRPRLFYVSPIAQNPTGAVLPARRAKQIVALARRYDVVVLEDQTGWQLTCDAAPPPPLAAYDTDGRVIVMESLSKSIFPALRIGYLYAKGGIAEALETAKVRADVFTSTLTQRALWRFMESPACPRHFRATRSLYRKRRDAFAEAVCEVVGWTTVRLPAAGVNLWLPLPPRISTQAAFDACAREGVLVMPAEPFYPTRSGPPALRLSFGHLAPEEAREGVFRLGRALTRVLR; this is encoded by the coding sequence ATGCAGTCGCCAAAGCGGTCGCCGCGGCGGCGAGCGAAGAAGGCGTGGCGCGACGTATGCCTGCGGCGAACGAAGGGGACGGCTTCGGCGCGAACGTCTGACGAGTCCGCGCCGTTCGTCGAATCGCTCAAGCTCGACCCGACCGAACCACGCCCCCTGTACGTGCAGCTTGCCGATCGTCTCGTCGAAGCGATTGAGAGCAAGAATCTAAGCCCCGGCAAACGACTTCCCGCCATGCGCGAGCTCGCCCGAGCGCTCGATTGCGCGTTGGTGACCGTATCGCAGGCGTACGAGCTGCTCGCCGCTCGCGGACGCGTGAACGCGCGACCAGGCAAGGGCACATACGTTGCCGCGGCTCCCGACGAGCACGAACCGTTCGCGCGGCGATGGGAGCCCGACGTCGGCCGGTTTGCGCGGGGCGCGCGGCTCGAGGGAGTGATGGAGCGATTGACCCGCGCCACCGAACCGGGAGCAATCAGTCTGGCAGCCGGGCATCCCGCACCCGAAACCTTTCCGCTACACGATTTCGCACGAGCCTTTCATCGCACGTTGCTCGACGATGCGCCGGAGCTCATGCAATATCGCTCGTCAACCGGCGATCGAGATTTATGCGCCAAACTCGCCGCGCTTCTGCAGGGACGCGGCTGTCGCGCGGAATGGCGCGACGTCATCGTCTGTTCGGGGGCTCAGCAGGCGGCAGATATTGTGGCGACGGTCCTGCTCGGCGAGCGAACCGTCGTAGCCAGCGAAAGCCCGACCTATTGGGGAAGCCTTGGCGTCTTCGATGCGCGCGGCGTGACGTACGTCGAAGTGCGCGGCGATGAAGACGGCGTTCGCGCGGACGACGTCGAGCGCGTCTTTGCCGAATACCGCCCGCGATTGTTCTACGTCAGCCCCATCGCGCAGAATCCGACCGGCGCCGTGCTTCCGGCACGGCGAGCGAAGCAGATCGTCGCGCTGGCGCGACGCTACGACGTCGTGGTGCTCGAAGATCAGACGGGCTGGCAGCTCACCTGCGACGCGGCGCCCCCGCCGCCGCTCGCCGCCTACGACACCGACGGTCGCGTGATCGTGATGGAGAGCCTCTCAAAGTCGATTTTTCCGGCGCTTCGCATCGGTTATCTCTACGCAAAGGGCGGGATCGCCGAAGCGCTCGAAACGGCGAAGGTGCGTGCCGATGTTTTCACGTCGACGTTGACGCAGCGCGCGTTGTGGCGTTTCATGGAGAGCCCGGCGTGCCCGCGGCATTTTCGCGCAACCCGTTCGCTCTATCGCAAACGCCGCGACGCTTTCGCCGAAGCCGTCTGCGAGGTGGTCGGATGGACGACCGTTCGATTACCGGCAGCTGGTGTCAATCTCTGGCTTCCGTTACCGCCGAGAATCTCGACGCAGGCTGCGTTCGATGCGTGCGCGCGCGAAGGCGTGCTGGTGATGCCGGCCGAGCCCTTCTACCCCACGCGCAGCGGTCCGCCGGCGTTGCGCTTGTCGTTCGGACACCTCGCTCCCGAGGAAGCTCGCGAAGGCGTTTTTCGCCTGGGCCGGGCGCTTACCCGCGTCTTGCGATGA
- a CDS encoding MBL fold metallo-hydrolase: MSDARIPLEDTFGDVLRKAMRGAGATTEQLASASGISSEAIQRWLKDDGTASDEEARALAPRLRLDGAKLAEVAAGRWYPDVKGRDDIRRHAQEPHPSNGYVFFLKDGLRAALVDPAGIPQNLLRILRDGGYHLQYILITHKHLDHCDATAPIAKAFPQAKIVMHRLDVSAIGSLAGEALLVRDGETLPFGDGATIRMLHTPGHTDGSSCYVFQGAVFAGDTLFAASVGGAYGDASTYDDILNSVRSKLFSLPDDTAVMPGHGPPTTIALEKQHNPFF; this comes from the coding sequence ATGAGTGATGCCCGAATCCCACTAGAGGATACATTTGGCGACGTTCTGCGAAAGGCGATGCGCGGAGCCGGCGCAACGACCGAGCAGCTTGCGAGCGCCAGCGGGATCAGTTCGGAGGCCATCCAACGATGGCTCAAAGACGACGGCACGGCAAGCGATGAGGAGGCTCGCGCGCTGGCGCCCAGGTTGCGTCTAGACGGGGCGAAGCTCGCCGAAGTTGCTGCGGGCCGATGGTATCCGGACGTAAAAGGCCGTGACGATATCCGCCGGCACGCTCAAGAGCCTCATCCCAGCAACGGCTACGTCTTCTTTTTGAAAGACGGTCTCCGGGCGGCGCTCGTGGACCCCGCCGGTATTCCGCAGAACCTTTTGCGGATTCTGCGCGATGGCGGTTACCATCTTCAGTACATTCTCATCACGCACAAGCATCTCGATCATTGCGATGCGACGGCCCCGATTGCGAAGGCGTTTCCGCAAGCCAAGATCGTCATGCATCGGCTCGACGTCTCTGCCATCGGCTCGCTCGCCGGCGAGGCACTCCTCGTCCGCGACGGCGAAACGTTGCCCTTTGGCGACGGCGCGACCATCCGTATGCTGCACACGCCCGGCCACACCGACGGGTCGTCGTGCTACGTTTTTCAGGGTGCGGTCTTCGCCGGCGATACGCTCTTCGCCGCCAGCGTCGGCGGAGCGTACGGCGATGCCAGCACGTACGACGATATTCTCAACAGCGTTCGCAGCAAACTCTTTTCACTCCCCGACGATACGGCTGTGATGCCCGGCCACGGTCCACCGACGACGATCGCCCTCGAAAAACAACACAATCCGTTTTTCTAG
- a CDS encoding metallophosphoesterase family protein has translation MRIAVLSDIHGNLLALDACLADLEAQGSADAIVIAGDLCLGGPKPKKVLQRLQEIGAACIRGNTDRYLSDEYERDELESAEIAQIAWTRREIGERWVSWLKDLPFAMRIGEETNQLLVVHANPKSDDEHIWPDAGDDELRRLIGEESATAIAFGHLHLPYARMWRGRLLVNVSSAGLPKDGDPRAGYAILTERDGGWQVKHRRVAFDVKKVATQLADCGIPESAELIATLRRHRYKQLKSSIP, from the coding sequence ATGCGGATCGCCGTACTTTCCGACATCCACGGCAATCTGCTTGCGCTCGATGCCTGCTTGGCCGATCTGGAGGCGCAGGGAAGTGCGGATGCAATCGTTATTGCCGGCGACCTTTGCCTTGGCGGACCGAAGCCGAAGAAGGTTTTGCAGCGTCTTCAAGAGATTGGCGCCGCCTGCATCCGAGGAAATACCGATCGCTATCTCTCCGACGAGTACGAACGCGACGAGCTGGAATCGGCGGAAATTGCGCAGATCGCGTGGACGCGAAGGGAAATCGGCGAACGGTGGGTTTCGTGGCTGAAGGATCTTCCGTTTGCCATGCGCATCGGTGAAGAGACGAATCAGCTCTTGGTGGTGCATGCGAATCCAAAGAGCGACGACGAACACATTTGGCCCGATGCCGGCGACGACGAACTGCGGCGTCTAATCGGCGAGGAGTCCGCGACCGCGATCGCCTTCGGTCACTTGCATCTTCCGTATGCACGCATGTGGCGCGGACGACTGCTCGTCAACGTTTCATCGGCGGGTCTGCCGAAAGACGGCGATCCCCGCGCCGGGTACGCGATCCTAACCGAACGTGACGGCGGCTGGCAGGTCAAGCATCGGCGGGTCGCATTCGATGTGAAGAAAGTTGCAACCCAACTCGCCGATTGCGGGATTCCGGAGAGTGCAGAGCTTATTGCCACCCTCCGCCGCCATCGGTACAAACAATTAAAGAGTTCGATTCCATAA
- the trxB gene encoding thioredoxin-disulfide reductase → MGARKSKEAEVERVVIIGSGPAGLTAAIYAARANLRPLVLAGGLYGGQLMLTTDVENYPGFPEAISGPELMLRFREQAERFGARVENVDVESVDFRKPPLVVRTSDAEHESKTVIVATGASARWLDIPGEERLRSRGVSSCATCDGAFFRDKHITVVGGGDSALEEALFLTRFGRRVTIVHRRDRLRASKIMADRAASHQKIDFIWNTMVEEVHGETHVTGLRLRDIEKGNTYDVPTDALFVAIGHTPNTAIFAGQLDLDARGYIASPDGTATNAEGVFVAGDVNDHRYRQAITAAGAGCRAAMDAEKYLEALEFTVDSLARL, encoded by the coding sequence ATGGGGGCGCGGAAGTCGAAAGAAGCCGAGGTGGAACGAGTTGTCATCATCGGTTCCGGACCGGCGGGCCTTACCGCGGCAATCTACGCGGCGCGCGCAAATTTACGACCGCTCGTGCTCGCCGGCGGCCTCTACGGTGGGCAGCTCATGCTCACGACCGATGTCGAGAACTACCCCGGATTTCCAGAAGCGATTTCCGGCCCCGAATTGATGCTACGCTTTCGCGAGCAGGCCGAGCGTTTCGGCGCGCGCGTGGAGAACGTCGACGTTGAGTCGGTCGATTTTCGCAAGCCGCCGCTGGTCGTGCGTACCAGCGACGCCGAGCACGAAAGCAAGACGGTGATCGTCGCGACGGGTGCGAGCGCTCGTTGGCTCGATATTCCGGGCGAGGAGCGACTACGCAGCCGAGGCGTGTCGAGTTGCGCGACCTGCGATGGCGCTTTCTTTCGTGACAAGCACATCACCGTGGTTGGCGGCGGCGACTCGGCGCTCGAAGAAGCGCTCTTTCTGACACGGTTCGGGCGTCGCGTCACGATCGTGCATCGCCGCGACCGGTTGCGCGCGAGTAAGATTATGGCCGACCGCGCGGCATCGCACCAAAAGATCGATTTCATTTGGAATACGATGGTCGAAGAAGTGCACGGCGAGACGCACGTTACTGGGTTGCGCCTCCGTGACATCGAAAAGGGCAACACCTACGACGTTCCGACCGATGCTCTTTTCGTCGCGATCGGGCACACGCCAAATACCGCGATCTTCGCCGGCCAACTGGATCTCGACGCGCGGGGATACATCGCATCCCCCGACGGAACGGCGACCAATGCCGAGGGTGTTTTCGTGGCCGGGGACGTCAACGACCACCGCTATCGTCAGGCCATTACGGCGGCGGGCGCGGGTTGCCGCGCGGCAATGGACGCGGAGAAGTATCTCGAGGCGCTCGAGTTTACAGTAGATTCGCTAGCGCGTCTTTGA
- a CDS encoding ABC transporter permease, with protein MNLYGLWTLIKREIVRSLKIINQVIWPPIITTLLYVFVFGLALGSRIPSVQGVSYAQFLIPGLIMLQVIDASYGECSSSLFQGRFMNSIQELLIAPMSALEIVAGYILGSLARALLIAGLITGLGIALVHITPRDWLLYFCVIAAVSIWFSALGLIFGLLADKFDHIAILTTFVITPLTFVGGVFTSATMLPPALRNFELFNPIFYTIDAFRRSYTGESYLPPAFSLAMIGLLAAIAVGVVLRMTAIGYKLRT; from the coding sequence ATTAATCTCTACGGCCTCTGGACGCTGATCAAGCGTGAAATCGTACGCAGTCTCAAGATCATCAATCAAGTGATCTGGCCGCCGATTATTACGACCCTGCTCTACGTTTTCGTCTTCGGGTTGGCGCTTGGTAGTCGTATTCCGAGCGTTCAAGGCGTTAGCTACGCCCAGTTCTTGATTCCCGGCCTGATTATGCTGCAAGTCATCGATGCGTCGTACGGCGAGTGCTCGAGTTCCCTCTTCCAGGGGCGGTTCATGAACTCGATCCAAGAGCTGCTTATCGCACCAATGTCGGCGCTCGAGATCGTTGCGGGATACATTTTGGGCAGTCTGGCGCGGGCGCTCCTCATTGCGGGGTTGATTACGGGGCTGGGCATCGCGCTCGTGCACATTACGCCGCGCGATTGGCTGCTGTACTTCTGCGTCATCGCCGCGGTTTCGATCTGGTTTTCGGCGCTCGGCTTAATTTTTGGCTTGCTTGCGGATAAGTTCGATCATATCGCGATTCTCACGACCTTCGTCATCACGCCGCTTACGTTCGTCGGCGGCGTCTTTACTTCCGCAACGATGTTGCCGCCGGCACTGCGAAACTTCGAACTTTTTAATCCAATTTTCTACACAATTGATGCCTTTCGCCGCAGCTATACCGGCGAGAGCTACCTTCCACCGGCGTTTTCGTTGGCGATGATCGGGCTGCTCGCAGCTATCGCGGTTGGTGTGGTCTTGCGAATGACCGCGATAGGTTATAAGCTGCGTACGTGA
- a CDS encoding type III polyketide synthase — MTANARILAVATAVPPYELGQSEVMRRIDYKLGPRSREVARLLPMFGNTGIERRYSCVPIEWYEDLHEWPERNRVYLDSALALLESATNSVLERAGRRRDEIDAVVVVSTTGIATPSLDALLMERMNLRRTVQRLPIFGLGCAGGTIGLARAAALARANPDALVLFLVVELCALCFRRDDFSKSNIVATALFGDGAAAALVTCAGQGPAIVAGGEYTWPDSLDVMGWEVTREGFKAIFSRDIPELVTTKLHDVAVDFLAGHGLTLRDVDAFICHPGGAKVLDALEGAFELESGSLRTARDVLREYGNMSAATVMFVLERSIGNGRPWSRALVSALGPGFTAGFTLLES; from the coding sequence ATGACCGCGAACGCACGGATTCTCGCCGTCGCAACGGCGGTGCCTCCGTACGAGCTCGGCCAAAGCGAAGTGATGCGCCGCATCGATTACAAGCTGGGGCCGCGCTCGCGCGAGGTCGCGCGCCTGCTTCCAATGTTCGGCAATACGGGCATCGAACGGCGTTATTCATGCGTCCCGATCGAATGGTACGAGGACCTGCACGAATGGCCTGAACGTAACCGGGTCTACCTCGACTCGGCGCTTGCTCTGCTCGAGTCGGCGACGAATTCCGTATTGGAGCGCGCGGGACGGCGGCGCGATGAGATCGACGCAGTCGTCGTCGTTTCGACCACCGGTATCGCAACGCCGAGCCTCGACGCCCTCCTGATGGAACGAATGAACCTGCGGCGCACGGTGCAACGACTGCCGATCTTTGGCTTGGGCTGCGCCGGCGGAACGATTGGTTTGGCGCGCGCCGCTGCCCTCGCGCGTGCCAATCCCGACGCGCTCGTGCTCTTCCTTGTGGTCGAACTCTGCGCTCTCTGTTTCCGGCGCGACGATTTTTCCAAGAGCAACATCGTTGCCACCGCGCTCTTCGGCGATGGCGCCGCCGCCGCACTCGTGACATGCGCCGGTCAGGGCCCTGCCATCGTTGCCGGTGGAGAATATACGTGGCCCGATTCGCTCGACGTGATGGGTTGGGAGGTAACGCGCGAAGGCTTCAAAGCAATCTTCTCCCGAGACATCCCCGAGCTCGTGACGACCAAGCTGCACGACGTCGCAGTGGATTTTCTCGCCGGTCATGGACTGACGCTGCGCGACGTCGATGCCTTTATCTGCCATCCCGGCGGCGCGAAGGTGCTCGACGCGCTTGAAGGCGCGTTCGAGTTGGAATCGGGTTCGCTGCGAACGGCGCGCGACGTCTTGCGCGAATACGGCAATATGTCGGCGGCGACGGTGATGTTCGTACTCGAACGGTCGATTGGTAACGGCAGACCGTGGAGTCGCGCGCTCGTCAGCGCCCTAGGGCCAGGATTCACCGCCGGCTTTACTCTCCTCGAGTCGTGA
- a CDS encoding TIGR01777 family oxidoreductase, with product MKVMLLGASGFVGKYLIAALHQRGDEVVSASLRDPSNAATLAAACEAIVNLAGEPLAQRWNAAVKLRIEESRIGAPRRFLDELAQRDRRCTTYVSASAVGYYGTSETETFVETSPPGNDFLAHVCVGWEREANSATNLGMRVALVRTGIVLGAAGGALEKILPPFRAGMGGIVGNGRQWYSWVHVDDLVKIYLGAIDRFDGPLNATAPNPTTNATFTSELAAALHRPARVAVPTFVLRAMLGEGADILLRGQRVLPRRTQELGYRFIFPELKDALANLL from the coding sequence GTGAAGGTGATGTTGCTCGGTGCATCCGGTTTCGTCGGCAAGTATCTCATCGCCGCGTTGCACCAACGCGGCGATGAGGTCGTGAGTGCGTCGCTACGCGATCCGTCGAACGCAGCGACGCTTGCCGCCGCCTGCGAAGCGATCGTCAACCTCGCCGGCGAGCCGCTCGCACAGCGCTGGAACGCAGCCGTAAAGCTGCGGATCGAAGAGAGTCGCATCGGCGCACCCCGGCGTTTCCTCGACGAATTGGCACAACGCGACCGCCGTTGCACGACGTACGTCAGTGCCTCAGCGGTCGGGTACTATGGGACGAGCGAAACGGAAACGTTCGTTGAGACCAGTCCACCGGGCAACGACTTCTTAGCGCACGTCTGCGTAGGCTGGGAGCGCGAAGCGAACTCCGCGACGAATCTTGGAATGCGCGTTGCCCTCGTTCGCACGGGTATCGTTCTCGGTGCCGCCGGAGGAGCGCTGGAGAAAATTCTACCACCCTTTCGCGCCGGCATGGGAGGCATCGTCGGCAACGGACGACAGTGGTACTCGTGGGTGCACGTCGACGACCTCGTGAAAATTTATCTCGGGGCGATCGATCGGTTCGACGGGCCGCTCAATGCCACCGCGCCCAATCCCACGACCAATGCCACCTTCACGAGCGAGCTCGCCGCCGCGTTGCATCGCCCCGCGCGGGTTGCCGTACCGACGTTCGTGCTGCGCGCAATGCTCGGCGAAGGGGCCGACATACTCTTGCGCGGCCAGCGCGTCTTGCCGCGCCGCACCCAAGAGCTCGGTTACCGTTTTATTTTTCCCGAACTCAAAGACGCGCTAGCGAATCTACTGTAA
- a CDS encoding TldD/PmbA family protein produces MDESAAIAIATRALDFAQAAGAQSAEASVSIVRRFHAEAREDVVARLEGSTGKSLFLRVFLDGRKATLSTSDLSDAGLREAVDRAVTHANLVVPDEYAGLPDDVGANGAQLRLSDPAIRQREPDEKVEEALDLERLIRADERIVNSSGSHYTDAIAASAIANSTGFAAGYSWTRAGRSTGPVALDGEIKRTAHYGTAARYLGDLETAGSVARSAVRRAVDLFGARKPATMQVPVIFERDVAASLLEDIFAAVSAANVAVGNSWLSGLVGSNVGSELVNVIDDGQVMGALGSAPFDGEGVPTRRTPVFERGTLRSFLYDTYYARKLGASTTGNSTGAGIGPSNFYLEPGSMSLSEMIAATPRGVLVMDTIGFATEHASGTYSRGARGFLIEGGELAYPIDEFTIAGQYTEMLAGVDGVANDLRFDASVVSPSFRVAAMTVSGN; encoded by the coding sequence ATGGATGAATCCGCTGCGATTGCGATCGCCACGCGAGCATTAGACTTTGCACAAGCGGCGGGCGCGCAAAGCGCCGAAGCGTCGGTGTCGATCGTTCGCCGATTTCATGCCGAAGCACGTGAGGACGTTGTCGCCCGCCTCGAAGGATCGACCGGCAAGAGCCTGTTCCTTCGCGTTTTTCTCGACGGGCGGAAGGCGACCTTGAGCACCTCGGATCTCTCAGATGCGGGCTTGCGCGAGGCGGTCGACCGTGCGGTCACGCACGCAAATCTCGTCGTTCCCGATGAGTATGCGGGATTGCCCGACGACGTGGGCGCCAATGGCGCGCAGCTTCGTCTGAGCGATCCGGCGATCCGGCAACGCGAGCCAGATGAGAAGGTCGAGGAGGCTCTGGATCTGGAGCGCCTGATTCGCGCCGACGAGCGCATCGTCAATTCCAGCGGCTCGCACTACACCGACGCTATCGCCGCAAGCGCCATCGCCAACTCGACCGGCTTTGCCGCCGGCTATTCGTGGACGCGGGCCGGCCGATCGACCGGACCGGTCGCGCTCGACGGCGAGATCAAACGGACCGCCCACTACGGAACCGCAGCGCGTTACCTGGGGGATCTCGAAACGGCAGGCAGCGTCGCGCGCAGCGCCGTCCGCCGCGCCGTCGATCTTTTCGGCGCGCGTAAGCCCGCGACGATGCAAGTTCCCGTCATATTCGAGCGCGACGTCGCAGCATCGCTGCTCGAAGATATCTTCGCGGCGGTTTCGGCGGCGAACGTTGCCGTCGGCAACTCCTGGCTAAGCGGCCTGGTGGGGAGTAATGTCGGCAGCGAGCTGGTGAACGTGATCGACGACGGCCAAGTTATGGGCGCACTCGGCAGTGCTCCCTTCGACGGCGAGGGCGTGCCGACGCGCCGGACACCGGTTTTTGAGCGGGGTACCCTGCGATCGTTTCTTTACGATACGTACTACGCGCGCAAGCTCGGTGCGAGCACGACGGGCAACTCCACCGGTGCGGGCATCGGCCCCAGCAATTTCTACCTAGAGCCGGGCTCGATGTCCCTCTCCGAGATGATCGCGGCCACGCCTCGCGGGGTGCTGGTGATGGACACGATCGGCTTTGCGACCGAGCACGCATCGGGAACCTATAGCCGGGGCGCGCGCGGTTTTTTGATCGAAGGCGGCGAACTCGCCTATCCGATCGATGAGTTTACTATTGCGGGCCAGTACACGGAAATGCTTGCCGGCGTCGATGGCGTCGCCAATGATTTGCGCTTCGACGCGTCGGTCGTTTCGCCGTCGTTCCGAGTCGCCGCGATGACCGTGAGCGGGAATTAG
- a CDS encoding NAD-dependent malic enzyme — protein MIAQPAISLTMVLRIDMPNEAGAFGLLANTIGDAGGAIGAVDMHSVGRARVVRDVTIGVPSETAANDVRRAVEAIDGARIIFASDSTFLAHIGGKIRIDSKITIKSRQDLSTVYTPGVARVSMAIAADPSKAFQLTLKRNSVAVVTDGTAVLGLGDIGPLGALPVMEGKAMLFKQFADIDAFPICLDTKSVDEIVETVVRIAPVFGGINLEDISAPRCFEVERRLVELLDIPVMHDDQHGTAVVIMAALINAARVVGKPLTDLQVVVSGSGAAGTATIKMLLGAGVRDVIPVDRAGALNRTDRYENPHWRWLAEHCNRENRRGTLRDVLEGVDVFIGVSAPGILQPQDIARMGRDPIVFAMANPNPEIMPDVAAPYAAVIATGRSDFPNQVNNLLAFPGIFRGALDVRASRITEGMKLAASFAIAQIVSEEERSAEYVIPSVFDTRVVDAVAKAVAAAASEEGVARRMPAANEGDGFGANV, from the coding sequence ATGATCGCGCAACCGGCAATCAGCCTGACGATGGTTTTGCGCATTGATATGCCGAACGAGGCGGGCGCGTTCGGACTGCTCGCCAACACGATCGGTGATGCGGGCGGCGCTATCGGCGCGGTCGATATGCATAGCGTCGGCCGAGCGCGCGTCGTGCGCGACGTCACCATCGGCGTACCATCTGAAACTGCCGCCAACGACGTGCGCCGTGCGGTCGAAGCAATCGACGGTGCGCGCATCATCTTCGCTTCGGATTCCACGTTCCTCGCGCACATCGGCGGGAAGATTCGGATCGATTCGAAGATCACGATCAAGAGCCGCCAGGATCTATCAACCGTCTATACCCCCGGGGTCGCGCGCGTTTCGATGGCAATAGCGGCCGATCCCAGCAAGGCCTTCCAGTTAACGCTCAAGCGCAATAGCGTGGCGGTGGTTACCGACGGCACGGCCGTTCTAGGATTGGGCGACATCGGCCCGCTCGGTGCACTGCCCGTGATGGAAGGCAAGGCGATGCTCTTCAAGCAGTTCGCCGACATCGACGCATTTCCGATCTGCCTCGATACCAAGAGCGTCGACGAGATCGTAGAGACGGTCGTACGGATCGCGCCCGTCTTCGGCGGCATCAACCTCGAGGACATCAGCGCGCCGCGCTGCTTCGAAGTTGAACGGCGGCTCGTGGAATTGCTCGACATTCCCGTGATGCACGACGATCAGCACGGCACGGCCGTCGTGATCATGGCCGCGTTGATCAATGCGGCTCGCGTGGTCGGAAAACCGTTAACCGATCTCCAAGTGGTCGTCTCCGGGAGCGGAGCCGCGGGTACGGCAACGATCAAGATGCTGCTGGGCGCCGGAGTGCGCGACGTCATTCCCGTCGACCGAGCCGGCGCGCTCAATCGCACGGACCGTTATGAGAATCCGCATTGGCGATGGCTAGCCGAACATTGCAACCGGGAAAACCGGCGGGGCACCTTGCGCGACGTGCTCGAAGGCGTCGACGTTTTCATCGGGGTATCGGCGCCGGGCATCTTGCAGCCTCAAGACATCGCGCGGATGGGACGCGATCCGATCGTTTTTGCAATGGCCAATCCAAATCCCGAGATCATGCCCGACGTTGCGGCGCCGTATGCCGCGGTTATTGCGACCGGCCGTTCCGATTTCCCCAATCAAGTGAACAATCTGCTCGCCTTTCCAGGCATCTTCCGAGGTGCGCTCGACGTGCGCGCGAGCCGGATAACCGAAGGAATGAAACTTGCCGCCTCCTTCGCTATCGCACAGATCGTTAGCGAAGAAGAGCGCAGCGCCGAGTACGTCATTCCCAGCGTTTTCGATACACGCGTCGTCGATGCAGTCGCCAAAGCGGTCGCCGCGGCGGCGAGCGAAGAAGGCGTGGCGCGACGTATGCCTGCGGCGAACGAAGGGGACGGCTTCGGCGCGAACGTCTGA
- a CDS encoding ABC transporter ATP-binding protein yields MRAGTPAIEVERLVKRYGAFTAVDGISLRVAAGEFFGFLGPNGAGKTTTINAIAGLAHKTAGKIAIFGHDSEREWRQARRLVGLSPQEYNFDRYLSLRDVLMFAAGYYGLHGKHVAERAEMLLERFGLSALAHLEYTKVSGGQKRRLSLARALIHEPSLLILDEPTAGVDVELRLELWQWLRELNSDGLTIFLTTHYLEEAEQLCKRIAIIRKGRIVTEKPTRELVAEGSSLQEVFLELTRN; encoded by the coding sequence ATAAGAGCCGGCACGCCCGCAATCGAGGTCGAGCGGCTCGTCAAACGGTACGGCGCCTTCACCGCGGTCGACGGAATCTCGTTGCGCGTGGCAGCGGGCGAGTTTTTTGGTTTTCTTGGACCCAACGGCGCCGGGAAGACGACGACGATCAATGCCATTGCGGGCTTGGCGCACAAGACGGCGGGGAAGATTGCCATCTTTGGACACGATAGCGAGCGGGAGTGGCGGCAGGCTCGGCGGCTCGTCGGTCTTTCGCCGCAAGAGTACAATTTCGACCGGTACCTGTCGCTCCGCGACGTCTTGATGTTTGCGGCCGGGTATTACGGGCTGCACGGAAAGCACGTTGCCGAGCGCGCCGAGATGCTGCTCGAACGGTTTGGATTAAGCGCGCTTGCGCACTTGGAATACACCAAGGTGTCGGGCGGCCAAAAGCGCCGGCTTTCGCTGGCGCGCGCGCTGATTCACGAGCCCAGCTTGTTGATTCTCGACGAGCCAACGGCTGGTGTCGATGTCGAACTGCGCTTAGAGCTTTGGCAGTGGCTTCGAGAACTCAATAGCGACGGCCTCACGATTTTTCTCACCACCCACTATCTCGAAGAGGCCGAACAGCTTTGCAAGCGCATTGCGATCATTCGCAAGGGGCGAATCGTCACCGAAAAGCCCACCCGAGAGCTCGTTGCCGAAGGCTCGTCGCTGCAAGAAGTCTTTTTGGAGCTGACTCGCAATTAA